GGTAGAGCGGCTGATTTGTAATCAGCAGGTTGCCGGTTCAAGTCCGGCCGTCGGCTCCAGCTGAAATGTGGCTTAAGGAAGTAGTCTGGTAAGGGGAGGTAGCCAAGCGGTCAAAGGCAGCGGACTGTAGATCCGCGGGCGGACTGCCTTCGGAGGTTCGAATCCTCCCCTCCCCACCAGAGAAGAGCCCACGTAGCTCAATCGGTAGAGCGTGTCCATGGTAAGGACAAGGTTACCGGTTCGATTCCGGTCGTGGGCTCCACCTTTTTTATTTTTGCCTAAATTTGAGAACAAACAGAAGCTCTAAAGGGTAGGGGGGTATAAAGATGGCTAAGGAGAAATTTGAGAGGAAGAAGCCGCATTTGAATGTTGGAACGATAGGTCATATAGATCATGGTAAGACGACGTTGACGGCTGCGATAACGCGGGTGTTATCTCAGCATGGTTT
This is a stretch of genomic DNA from Synergistota bacterium. It encodes these proteins:
- the tuf gene encoding elongation factor Tu (EF-Tu; promotes GTP-dependent binding of aminoacyl-tRNA to the A-site of ribosomes during protein biosynthesis; when the tRNA anticodon matches the mRNA codon, GTP hydrolysis results; the inactive EF-Tu-GDP leaves the ribosome and release of GDP is promoted by elongation factor Ts; many prokaryotes have two copies of the gene encoding EF-Tu); amino-acid sequence: MAKEKFERKKPHLNVGTIGHIDHGKTTLTAAITRVLSQHG